A region of the Arachis hypogaea cultivar Tifrunner chromosome 15, arahy.Tifrunner.gnm2.J5K5, whole genome shotgun sequence genome:
AGATACCCTATATATGTCAACATATCAAACAGCAAACTTTCCGTTAGGAGTAGAGAGTTGAACCCCAGAGCCAGAAGGTGGCTTTGTgtcatcatcaccttcttcatcttTTTGTTCCTTGCAGGAGCAATAGCAAGCATATAATATGAGTTGAACAAGTCCAGAAACTGCTCCAATACCATTGCTTatctacaaaaatatataatacaaaCGGTGGTCAAGTATTCACTTAGGAACGTTGTTAATTGACTGAGAACAGAGTGATGTATTCACTTTAAGGAAATGATTTGATATTCtagaatctaaaatttttttagaaagaaGACTTAAGTAaagaactaatatatatatattcatttaaTTAACCATaataatttataagttataaCCTATCACTTTCATGTATCCCAAAATATGTTAAGGGTAAAATATATAGAAAGAGCTTTCGTATTAAAGTTCTAAAAtgacaactaattttaaatatgttaatacAATTTTTAAGAACAACGTCAGACCAAAATTGTAAATCAGTAGGAGTAATATATTAATGTTAATTAATTGAGCTTCAAAAGCAAGTGTTAATTGAACActcaccaaaaataaaaattgaacaaGTACTAGAATGAGAACTACACAAAATTTAAGTGGCTATGAATTACACGTTACAACATACATATCCAAGAACATTTTTGGGAATTAATTACCAGGACAAAGAGATCAAAGGGGTTTATGAGAGCATATGTTGTCCAGCACAAACCATTAAGGAAGTTGGTAAGAGAGAGCCAGAATGGCATATACTTAACGCTCTTCGTTCTTATAACCTTTGCCTGTTCAATTCAACAAAGAACAAGATAAAATGATTACAAAGTAACTACAATTATAGATTCACAGGAGGGTTAGAAATGAAAGGCGTACCATGATTGTAAGAGGAGAGATATACATCATCACATTGAATATATCAGACAAAACACCAACCACTATTGATCTCCGGTTTATATCATGCAGTGCCAGCAATGTCACAAGTGCAACCACAGCAAAGAAAATAGCCTCGATGAAAAGGAAAAGCAGTACCTTTTTCTGAGCATAAATGGTTACATAATTAATACAATGCTTTGAGCATCTCTTGAATGGCCAATTAAACAGAGGCATAGTTAATTTTGTGAAGATAATAATGACTTCCTAAAACATAAGCTTAACTTACAGATAACTCAGCTAAGTACTTTTAGGTAACAGGAATTAGTGCATGTTTGGatagcaattttttttttaaacgaaAAAAGCTGTTTTACAAAAATTAGTATGTTCAAGTGatttaaaaagtataatttaaGCCATTAGAGTTgctaaaaaaattgttttcaagcaaAAATCTAACTG
Encoded here:
- the LOC112750900 gene encoding bidirectional sugar transporter SWEET4, with amino-acid sequence MVSAAVARNVIGIIGNVISFLLFFSPAPTFYTIIKKKSVEEFKPDPYIATVLNCAFWVFYGLPFVHPHSILVLTINSVGLGFEFIYLTIYYIYAPTKGRKKVLLFLFIEAIFFAVVALVTLLALHDINRRSIVVGVLSDIFNVMMYISPLTIMAKVIRTKSVKYMPFWLSLTNFLNGLCWTTYALINPFDLFVLISNGIGAVSGLVQLILYACYCSCKEQKDEEGDDDTKPPSGSGVQLSTPNGKFAV